In one Lolium rigidum isolate FL_2022 chromosome 3, APGP_CSIRO_Lrig_0.1, whole genome shotgun sequence genomic region, the following are encoded:
- the LOC124704633 gene encoding F-box protein At1g47340-like: MLEGDLEPWQEMATMVLPDDLVVEILSRLPLKSFCRFKCVCKSWLSFSSDLHYRQKLPRNPIGLLYQKREHGTSIHLAGLPSGDRDIDTTLSFVPCHKFPLELKDCSNGLILCYHGGIMYSEGISDPIVCNPATQEWMEIPYAEPGTALNEINLKLCFDPLWSQHFYVFKFESSPSPDPDHGTSTEVKVFFSEDSTWSTCLWETDDAFWGDSLFVNGVLYVGHLWGHCLLALEAPGTRTQLLNDRTIQLPGIPYATDQKFYCYDGCLCQSSGVLCYAQQELDGCMLRIWSLEGADRWVVKHRLSVNDVFGRDMLLRTNSRGLWYFDYEILDFDLERELVILVDLTTDKVLSVSISTGEGSEILKVPGFFELYRSLLYVPYYCKQLPASVPQGAQD; this comes from the coding sequence ATGCTCGAAGGAGATCTAGAACCCTGGCAGGAGATGGCCACAATGGTACTACCTGACGATCTGGTGGTGGAGATCCTCTCTCGGCTGCCGCTGAAGTCCTTTTGCCGCTTCAAATGTGTCTGCAAATCTTGGCTTTCCTTCTCATCTGATCTACACTACCGACAGAAGCTACCAAGAAATCCTATTGGTCTATTGTACCAGAAACGTGAGCATGGCACTTCCATCCATCTTGCCGGGCTTCCCTCAGGGGATAGGGATATTGACACAACACTTAGCTTTGTGCCATGTCATAAGTTCCCCTTAGAGCTCAAGGATTGCAGCAATGGACTAATTCTTTGTTACCATGGTGGTATTATGTACTCTGAAGGAATCTCTGACCCCATTGTGTGCAATCCAGCAACTCAAGAGTGGATGGAAATTCCATATGCTGAGCCTGGAACAGCCCTCAATGAGATTAATCTCAAGTTGTGTTTTGATCCTTTATGGTCTCAACACTTCTATGTCTTCAAATTTGAGTCGAGCCCGAGCCCTGACCCAGATCATGGAACCTCCACTGAAGTTAAGGTATTTTTCTCCGAGGATTCCACGTGGTCTACTTGTCTTTGGGAAACTGATGATGCATTTTGGGGTGATTCACTTTTTGTAAACGGGGTGTTGTATGTGGGGCACTTATGGGGGCATTGCCTTCTGGCGCTCGAGGCACCTGGCACACGTACACAGTTGCTCAATGACAGGACAATTCAGCTACCAGGAATTCCATATGCAACAGATCAGAAGTTTTACTGCTATGACGGGTGTCTTTGCCAGTCATCCGGGGTCTTGTGCTATGCACAACAAGAATTGGATGGTTGTATGCTGCGAATCTGGAGTTTGGAAGGTGCTGACAGGTGGGTCGTGAAGCATCGTCTAAGTGTGAATGATGTATTTGGGAGGGACATGCTGCTCCGTACTAATAGCCGAGGATTGTGGTATTTTGATTATGAGATCCTGGATTTTGACCTGGAGAGAGAGCTGGTTATCCTTGTTGACCTAACTACTGATAAGGTGCTCTCAGTTAGCATTAGCACCGGAGAAGGCTCTGAGATTCTAAAGGTTCCAGGTTTCTTTGAGCTGTATCGAAGTCTACTCTATGTGCCATACTACTGCAAGCAGCTTCCAGCTTCAGTGCCTCAAGGGGCTCAAGACTAA